The window TACACCTACATTAATTAAACACTTTAACAATATCCACAAAGTCACGCGATTTCAGAGATGCACCACCTATCAGGCCGCCATCAATATCTGGCTGGGCAAATAGTTCGGGGGCATTTTTTGGATTGCAACTGCCGCCATAAAGAATAGTGGTGTGGCCTGCTACCGTATCGTTATACTTAGCCGCAATTTCCTGGCGTATAAAGGCATGTATCTCTTGCGCTTGTGCCGATGTTGCGGTTACGCCGGTACCAATGGCCCAAACAGGTTCATAAGCTATTACCAGCTGGCTGAAATGCGCTTCATCTAAATGAAAAACACCTTCCGCTAATTGCGATTTTATAATATCGAAATGTTTTTCAGCGTTACGCTCGTCTAAAGTTTCACCGATGCAAAATATGGGGCGCAAGCCATTAGCTAACACTGTATCGGTTTTTTTAGCCAGCAGGGCGTTATTTTCGCCAAAATACTGGCGGCGTTCCGAGTGGCCCAAAATCACATAAGTTGCACCAACCGAATTGATCATTTTAGCTGA of the Mucilaginibacter boryungensis genome contains:
- the tpiA gene encoding triose-phosphate isomerase, encoding MRKKIVAGNWKMNMDYNEGLSLFSEVINMVKDEVTGQQQAVVCSPFIHLHSLAQMAKGYGKIAIGAQNAHQAESGAYTGEISAKMINSVGATYVILGHSERRQYFGENNALLAKKTDTVLANGLRPIFCIGETLDERNAEKHFDIIKSQLAEGVFHLDEAHFSQLVIAYEPVWAIGTGVTATSAQAQEIHAFIRQEIAAKYNDTVAGHTTILYGGSCNPKNAPELFAQPDIDGGLIGGASLKSRDFVDIVKVFN